A stretch of Zymoseptoria tritici IPO323 chromosome 1, whole genome shotgun sequence DNA encodes these proteins:
- a CDS encoding acetylornithine aminotransferase, mitochondrial, whose product MVATYVRPPPVFHKGEGCYLYDIDNRQYLDFTAGIAVNALGHCDPEMSKIMYQQSQTLVHASNLYYNPWTGALSQLLVEKTKEAGGFDCARAFICNSGSEANEAAIKFARKYGHSTQPDGSKYELVSFHQSFHGRTMGSLSATPNPKYQKPFAPMLPGFKYGTYNDIAGINDLVTEKTCGVIIEPIQGEGGVNIATHEFLLALRKRCTEVGAVLIHDEIQCGLGRTGKLWAHADLPREAHPDIVTTAKALGNGYPIGATLVTEDVSSKIVTGDHGTTFGGNPLGCRLAHYIVSRLSDPELQKDVLLKEARFRKHFTRLHEAFPDVIEEVRGRGLILGLQLKSDPTPVITAARERGLLVITCGTNTLRFVPPLIISNDEIDQGMGMLEEAMTAVFREPGHIEGTDGQQEMR is encoded by the coding sequence ATGGTCGCGACCTATGTCCGACCTCCGCCTGTATTTCACaaaggagaaggatgctATCTGTATGACATTGATAACAGGCAATACTTGGACTTCACTGCCGGCATCGCTGTGAACGCTCTGGGCCACTGCGATCCGGAGATGAGCAAGATCATGTACCAGCAATCTCAAACCCTGGTCCATGCATCGAACTTGTACTACAACCCCTGGACTGGTGCATTGAGTCAATTGCTTGTGGAAAAGACCAAGGAAGCAGGTGGCTTCGATTGTGCAAGAGCGTTCATCTGCAACTCCGGCAGCGAGGCCAACGAGGCCGCCATCAAATTCGCTCGGAAGTACGGACACAGCACACAACCAGATGGCAGCAAATATGAGCTTGTCAGCTTTCACCAGTCATTCCACGGCAGGACCATGGGCTCACTCTCTGCCACTCCCAACCCGAAATACCAAAAGCCGTTCGCACCCATGTTGCCCGGCTTCAAGTACGGCACCTACAACGACATTGCCGGCATCAACGATCTCGTGACTGAGAAGACATGCGGTGTGATCATCGAGCCAATCCaaggagagggtggagtgAACATCGCAACACATGAGTTCCTGCTTGCTCTGCGAAAGCGATGCACAGAGGTTGGTGCCGTACTCATCCACGACGAGATCCAGTGTGGTCTTGGCCGGACAGGAAAGCTTTGGGCTCATGCCGACTTGCCGCGCGAGGCTCATCCTGATATCGTGACCACCGCAAAGGCCCTCGGCAATGGCTATCCTATCGGAGCCACTCTTGTGACCGAGGATGTGTCGTCCAAGATTGTGACCGGCGACCACGGAACGACCTTTGGAGGCAACCCACTCGGCTGCAGACTCGCACACTACATCGTGTCTCGTCTGTCCGACCCTGAGCTGCAGAAAGACGTTCTGTTGAAGGAAGCTCGCTTCCGCAAACACTTCACCCGACTGCACGAGGCCTTCCCAGATGTCATCGAAGAGGTCCGCGGTCGTGGATTGATTCTCGGACTGCAACTCAAGAGCGACCCCACGCCTGTCATTACAGCTGCCCGCGAGAGAGGGCTGTTGGTAATCACATGTGGTACCAACACTCTTCGCTTTGTGCCGCCGTTGATCATCTCCAATGATGAGATTGATCAGGGCATGGGTATGCTGGAAGAAGCCATGACTGCCGTTTTCCGTGAGCCTGGTCACATTGAGGGTACAGATGGCCAGCAAGAGATGAGATGA